Genomic window (Sphaeramia orbicularis chromosome 7, fSphaOr1.1, whole genome shotgun sequence):
GGGCAACATCACATATGAGGTGGAGAGGCTGGAGTTTGTCATCATACCCGCCCTGACCCACGTGGAGGGTGTCTGTGTGATCTGGTTCACCTTTGAGTTTCTGGTGCGCATCATCTGCTGCCCAGACAAGGTGGTCTTCATCAAGAACACACTCAACATCATTGACTTTGTGGCCATCCTGCCGTTCTACCTGGAGATGGGTCTGAGCGGTCTGTCATCCAAAGCAGCCAGTGACGTGCTGGGCTTCCTGCGTGTGGTGAGGTTCGTTCGGATTCTGCGGATCTTCAAACTGACGCGGCACTTTGTGGGCCTTCGTGTGCTGGGCCACACATTGAAAGCCAGTGTCAACGAGTTCCTCCTTCTCATCATCTTTTTGGCTCTGGGGGTTCTCATCTTCGCCACCATGATTTACTACGCAGAACGCATCGGAGCTGAGCCCGATGACCCCACGGGCTCCAACCACACACACTTCAAGAACATCCCCATCAGCTTCTGGTGGGCGGTGGTCACCATGACAACACTGGGCTACGGAGATATGTACCCGCAGACGTGGCTGGGGATGATGGTAGGTGCGCTGTGTGCCCTGGCTGGAGTCCTGACCATCGCCATGCCGGTGCCCGTCATCGTTAATAACTTTGGGATGTACTACTCGCTGGCGATGGCCAAACAGAAGCTGCCAAAGAGGAAGACAAAGCACATCCCCAACCCTGACGCTCCGACCGACTCTGCATCGTTTGGGAAATCAGAATCCAACTCACACAGAGACAGCACTCAGAGCGACACGTGTCCACTGGCTATAGAGGAGAGCATCAGCAGGAACCGCTCAGGTCAGAAACACCATCACTATCAACACTTTAACTCCTGGAGATTTTCACTAACAACTGTCTCATGCTGTCATTAATATCacatgtttgtttcttttgtttttatttattccccCTTTTGAGCAAGGGAAACCGAGAAATCTTCAGTTTGAAAGTCTTCCAGTCCTTTCACATCCTATCACCAAATGATCACAAATTCCAACTTATCAGACCaacttaatatatttttttaatttactttttattttgtttttgagaaaaacacaacacaaatacttacactaacaaaacaaaacagaacaaacaaacaacggGGGGAGGGGTCCAGCTttagagcagcatctagtccacatacagggtggggaagcaaaatttacagtgaacatttagttgtttttttctcagcaggcactacgtcaattgttttgaaaccaaacatatattgatgtcataatcatacctaacactattatccataccttttcagaaacttttgcccatatgagtaatcaggaaagcaaacgtcaaagagtgtgtgatttgctgaatgcactcatcacaccaaaggagatttcaaaaatagttggagtgtccataaagactgtttataatgtaaagaagagaatgactatgagcaaaactattacgagaaagtctggaagatactattaaagaagaatgggagaagttgtcacccaaatatttgaggaacacttgcgtaagtttcaggaagcgtgtgaaggcagttattgagaaagaaggaggacacatagaataaaaacattttctatgatgtcaattttcttgtggcaaataaattctcatgcctttcaataaactaattggtcatacactgtctttcaatccctgcctcaaaatattgtaaattttgcttccccaccctgtatacatacatcACACACATGCATCAATATACTCATacccatattatttttttttttcctttacagtaaAGTTTTAGGATCCTGTGAAATTATACAAAGTCCGGTCTCACAGTTACAATATAAGAGAGCcactttgaccaattttcagtaaaaatatcagttttacatcttaaattaaatgtgattctctccatgaCATACATATTGTACACTACATCAACCTAGTCATCTATAGTGGGTATGTCTCTTTTCAGACATTTTCTAGTCAGAGTCTTCTTACTTGCCACTAAGAGTAATCTCAATAACCATTTATCACTCTTAGTATacttgagttcttctaaatcGTTGAGATACATAGTCTTAAAGTCAAAACAAACTTTAAACAGACCAACTTAATATTTTAAATTTATACCTTTTTATGACTGTAATTTTATCTGTGTtcctatttgtattttattgtcttatatatatattttattatcttttgtgaagcactttgtgacttctcttgtctgtgaaaggtgctatataaataaactttgcttgCTTGCTACAAATTcatcaaattaacccataaagacccagtgctacttttgtggcagtttcccaaatgaatttttctctatttctacctttcttgaCTTATatattaccaattttttttttttttaataatattatcctctgtattttgcatttttggtgtaaatcatgtataaaCAATACAATACATCAGTGTCTTTGGCAAGCCATTTGTAATCTTAATTTTAGgttattttttacagttgaaagtagaaataccatGCATAGCCCTCTTATAATGAATTTACTCAAAtgaacaactaaaaaaaacacatttttcttatgTCTTGAATTGTTCTGTTTATCCATAATAGTGCTGAACTAATTACTCAATAAAATCCCAGTGACGGAAAATCAGTCACAAAGTATTTAGGTAATTAATGATTTAATTTTCTCTTTTTGTGTTTGAATGATTACGACAAAGCCTCTTTATTTTTAGACTAAAGGCTTTTCAGTATTTTCCTGACAGATGAATTGCGCTTAGTCACAGAGACAGTAACACACCAGGATCAAATTACTCCTCATAACATCTCCGTCAAATTAGATTTCAACACAGAAAAATAACGATTTCATGCTATATACCTCCCCTGTCTTTGTCTGTGCCCTCGGGGGGAGACTCAGTAAAAGCTTTGGCATTTACCTTGTGgtggtttttgttctttttttttcgtcTTCATGTCAGACTCCAAACAAAATGGAGATGCAAATGTGGCCCTTTCAGAGGAGGAGGGCTGCAGCCTGACTCAGCCGCTGTCCCCCAGTGAAAAGTGGTCTCTGCGATGCTCCAGGGGACGAGACAAGACCAAGAAGGAGGGCACCTGCTTCCTCCTGACCTCTGGAGACACCAACACTGGTATGAGACATGTACATGTACTGTTTGTAGTGCTTTGTGGTTTCAGTAGACCTTTATCACAGCcaacatttaacatttagatGATTACAGCAGGAACCCAGAGGTGTTACCGATGCCTTTTAatagaaaaacatgcacatcaacaGCATGAAGTAGATTTGGGACCAGGAACAAACTTCAtgtgcatttttcttttattcgcagaaagggtattgttttcactttttagtgtaaatgtgtgtttgtgtgtgtgagtgagcaaCTCGCCAATCAATCTAGGTACATGttttaaataactaaataagtggAACCCTCTATTACCACGCCCTctgaaggggagacaaggggtattgtttttggttcgtttcttttgtttgtttgtttgtttgtttcatagcactgcccccacaggctcatactgcaggcactaggcatgatgggtaatcactccatcCATCTCTCTTCTCACATGACCTTTTTGCATTGCACTTCCATAAGATTAACTGTTTAGTCTTCAACTGTTTAGTTCTTTTCGCATTTTGCAAAAAGAAATGCTCTTATTAAACAGAGCTATGTGCTCTAATGTGAATTTTTT
Coding sequences:
- the kcnc4 gene encoding voltage-gated potassium channel KCNC4 isoform X2 → MISSVCVSSYRGRKSGNKPPSKSCLKEEMNRGEDSDKIVINVGGTRHETYKSTLRTLPGTRLAWLADPDAQVSVNSDSAPPSTAEFFFDRHPGIFAYVLNYYRTGKLHCPADVCGPLFEEELAFWGIDETDVEPCCWMTYRQHRDAEEALEIFEPPDPEDGDDDMPRRFGIEDCPDRSRGCCEVWQPKIWALFDDPYSSRAARGVAFASLFFILVSITTFCLETHEAFNELRNRTEQVVKGNITYEVERLEFVIIPALTHVEGVCVIWFTFEFLVRIICCPDKVVFIKNTLNIIDFVAILPFYLEMGLSGLSSKAASDVLGFLRVVRFVRILRIFKLTRHFVGLRVLGHTLKASVNEFLLLIIFLALGVLIFATMIYYAERIGAEPDDPTGSNHTHFKNIPISFWWAVVTMTTLGYGDMYPQTWLGMMVGALCALAGVLTIAMPVPVIVNNFGMYYSLAMAKQKLPKRKTKHIPNPDAPTDSASFGKSESNSHRDSTQSDTCPLAIEESISRNRSDSKQNGDANVALSEEEGCSLTQPLSPSEKWSLRCSRGRDKTKKEGTCFLLTSGDTNTESCKDILAATGNYAQPEVTTLT
- the kcnc4 gene encoding voltage-gated potassium channel KCNC4 isoform X1; this encodes MISSVCVSSYRGRKSGNKPPSKSCLKEEMNRGEDSDKIVINVGGTRHETYKSTLRTLPGTRLAWLADPDAQVSVNSDSAPPSTAEFFFDRHPGIFAYVLNYYRTGKLHCPADVCGPLFEEELAFWGIDETDVEPCCWMTYRQHRDAEEALEIFEPPDPEDGDDDMPRRFGIEDCPDRSRGCCEVWQPKIWALFDDPYSSRAARGVAFASLFFILVSITTFCLETHEAFNELRNRTEQVVKGNITYEVERLEFVIIPALTHVEGVCVIWFTFEFLVRIICCPDKVVFIKNTLNIIDFVAILPFYLEMGLSGLSSKAASDVLGFLRVVRFVRILRIFKLTRHFVGLRVLGHTLKASVNEFLLLIIFLALGVLIFATMIYYAERIGAEPDDPTGSNHTHFKNIPISFWWAVVTMTTLGYGDMYPQTWLGMMVGALCALAGVLTIAMPVPVIVNNFGMYYSLAMAKQKLPKRKTKHIPNPDAPTDSASFGKSESNSHRDSTQSDTCPLAIEESISRNRSDSKQNGDANVALSEEEGCSLTQPLSPSEKWSLRCSRGRDKTKKEGTCFLLTSGDTNTEMKSFLNNSQNAGRGKQRKAEQSQNISKPIFEREGRV
- the kcnc4 gene encoding voltage-gated potassium channel KCNC4 isoform X3, which translates into the protein MISSVCVSSYRGRKSGNKPPSKSCLKEEMNRGEDSDKIVINVGGTRHETYKSTLRTLPGTRLAWLADPDAQVSVNSDSAPPSTAEFFFDRHPGIFAYVLNYYRTGKLHCPADVCGPLFEEELAFWGIDETDVEPCCWMTYRQHRDAEEALEIFEPPDPEDGDDDMPRRFGIEDCPDRSRGCCEVWQPKIWALFDDPYSSRAARGVAFASLFFILVSITTFCLETHEAFNELRNRTEQVVKGNITYEVERLEFVIIPALTHVEGVCVIWFTFEFLVRIICCPDKVVFIKNTLNIIDFVAILPFYLEMGLSGLSSKAASDVLGFLRVVRFVRILRIFKLTRHFVGLRVLGHTLKASVNEFLLLIIFLALGVLIFATMIYYAERIGAEPDDPTGSNHTHFKNIPISFWWAVVTMTTLGYGDMYPQTWLGMMVGALCALAGVLTIAMPVPVIVNNFGMYYSLAMAKQKLPKRKTKHIPNPDAPTDSASFGKSESNSHRDSTQSDTCPLAIEESISRNRSDSKQNGDANVALSEEEGCSLTQPLSPSEKWSLRCSRGRDKTKKEGTCFLLTSGDTNTVAEMKSFLNNSQNAGREL
- the kcnc4 gene encoding voltage-gated potassium channel KCNC4 isoform X4, which codes for MISSVCVSSYRGRKSGNKPPSKSCLKEEMNRGEDSDKIVINVGGTRHETYKSTLRTLPGTRLAWLADPDAQVSVNSDSAPPSTAEFFFDRHPGIFAYVLNYYRTGKLHCPADVCGPLFEEELAFWGIDETDVEPCCWMTYRQHRDAEEALEIFEPPDPEDGDDDMPRRFGIEDCPDRSRGCCEVWQPKIWALFDDPYSSRAARGVAFASLFFILVSITTFCLETHEAFNELRNRTEQVVKGNITYEVERLEFVIIPALTHVEGVCVIWFTFEFLVRIICCPDKVVFIKNTLNIIDFVAILPFYLEMGLSGLSSKAASDVLGFLRVVRFVRILRIFKLTRHFVGLRVLGHTLKASVNEFLLLIIFLALGVLIFATMIYYAERIGAEPDDPTGSNHTHFKNIPISFWWAVVTMTTLGYGDMYPQTWLGMMVGALCALAGVLTIAMPVPVIVNNFGMYYSLAMAKQKLPKRKTKHIPNPDAPTDSASFGKSESNSHRDSTQSDTCPLAIEESISRNRSDSKQNGDANVALSEEEGCSLTQPLSPSEKWSLRCSRGRDKTKKEGTCFLLTSGDTNTEMKSFLNNSQNAGREL